The following are encoded together in the Arthrobacter sp. Y-9 genome:
- a CDS encoding SIS domain-containing protein, with protein MTEPVLGAYMDEELSSQPQVWAQAQAQSREEGLLPAKGQKIAVIGCGTSWFMAQSYATAREAAGHGVTDAFAASEAFLNSNSPERGYDAVVAITRSGTTTEVLEVLAQLKGKVRTIALIGDINSPIVDLADVVIGLPYADEQSVVQTRFATTALVYLLTSLGESFDVAIEQAKDAVSAPVSQELLDAEQFTFLGRGWTVGLAHEAGLKMREAVQGWTESYPAMEYRHGPISIAAPNRVTWLFGEEPEGLSADVAKTGALYITSGLHPLADLARVHRVTLERARVRGLNPDLPRNLTRSVILDEA; from the coding sequence ATGACGGAGCCCGTGCTCGGCGCCTACATGGACGAGGAACTCAGCTCGCAGCCCCAGGTCTGGGCGCAGGCGCAGGCGCAGAGCCGGGAGGAAGGACTGCTGCCGGCCAAGGGCCAGAAGATCGCCGTCATCGGCTGCGGCACCTCCTGGTTCATGGCGCAGAGCTACGCCACCGCTCGCGAAGCGGCAGGCCACGGTGTCACGGATGCGTTCGCCGCGTCGGAGGCCTTCCTGAACAGCAATAGCCCGGAGCGCGGCTATGACGCCGTCGTCGCGATCACCCGCTCCGGCACCACCACCGAGGTGCTGGAAGTCCTGGCGCAGCTCAAGGGCAAGGTCCGGACGATCGCGCTCATCGGTGACATCAACTCGCCGATTGTGGACCTCGCCGACGTCGTCATCGGCCTTCCGTACGCGGACGAGCAGTCCGTGGTGCAGACCCGCTTCGCCACCACCGCCCTCGTGTACCTGCTGACGAGCCTGGGGGAGAGCTTCGACGTGGCGATCGAACAGGCGAAGGACGCCGTGAGCGCCCCGGTGTCCCAGGAACTCCTGGACGCCGAGCAGTTCACCTTCCTCGGCCGCGGCTGGACCGTGGGCCTGGCACATGAGGCCGGCCTGAAGATGCGCGAGGCCGTGCAGGGCTGGACCGAGTCCTACCCGGCCATGGAGTACCGCCACGGCCCGATCTCCATCGCGGCTCCGAACCGCGTCACTTGGCTCTTCGGCGAGGAGCCGGAAGGCCTGTCCGCCGACGTCGCCAAGACCGGCGCGCTGTACATCACCTCGGGCCTGCACCCCCTCGCCGATCTGGCCCGGGTGCATCGCGTGACGCTGGAACGCGCCCGCGTCCGCGGCCTGAACCCGGACCTGCCGCGCAACCTCACGCGCTCGGTCATCCTCGACGAGGCCTGA
- a CDS encoding ROK family protein translates to MALGFADAGVLAFDVGGTDMKSGVVNAAGSVLALRRHKTPLDPDRPGEAILERIAELFAEYSRQYPVGTFEAVGITVPGLVDEAHGIGIYSANLGWRNFPFRERAEEMLGMPVAFGHDVSSAGAAEMELGAAREFQDAMVMVVGTGIAAAIFTGGRAVSAGGFAGEIGHSMVPDPEGQGSVILESVGSAGAIAKRYVRLTGTPVDGAREVLERALTGEPEALKIWNEAVEALAFSICQCVSILGTEAVVIGGGLSAAGEALLDPLRHAVDHALDFQRRPVIRAASLGQDAGMLGSALKARARLLEVRLP, encoded by the coding sequence ATGGCACTGGGATTCGCGGACGCAGGGGTACTCGCCTTCGACGTGGGCGGCACGGACATGAAGTCCGGGGTCGTCAACGCCGCGGGCTCGGTGCTCGCCCTGCGACGGCACAAGACGCCGCTGGACCCGGACCGTCCGGGGGAGGCGATCCTGGAACGGATCGCCGAACTCTTCGCCGAGTACAGCCGGCAGTACCCGGTCGGGACGTTCGAGGCGGTCGGCATCACCGTGCCCGGACTCGTGGACGAGGCCCACGGGATCGGCATCTATTCGGCCAATCTGGGCTGGCGGAACTTCCCGTTCCGTGAGCGCGCGGAGGAGATGCTCGGCATGCCGGTCGCCTTCGGCCACGATGTCTCCAGCGCGGGTGCGGCCGAGATGGAACTGGGCGCCGCCCGCGAATTCCAGGACGCCATGGTCATGGTGGTCGGGACCGGGATCGCCGCCGCGATCTTCACGGGTGGCCGTGCCGTCTCGGCCGGCGGCTTCGCGGGGGAGATCGGCCACTCCATGGTGCCGGACCCCGAGGGCCAGGGCAGCGTCATCCTGGAATCCGTCGGCAGCGCCGGGGCCATCGCCAAGCGCTACGTCCGCCTCACCGGCACCCCGGTGGACGGGGCCCGCGAAGTCCTGGAACGGGCGCTCACGGGTGAGCCTGAAGCCCTCAAGATCTGGAATGAGGCCGTGGAGGCGCTCGCGTTCAGCATCTGCCAATGCGTTTCGATCCTGGGGACGGAGGCCGTCGTGATCGGCGGCGGGCTCTCCGCCGCCGGGGAGGCCCTGCTGGATCCGCTGCGCCACGCCGTGGATCACGCGCTCGACTTCCAGCGCCGCCCGGTCATCCGCGCCGCGTCCCTCGGTCAGGACGCCGGGATGCTCGGCTCGGCGCTGAAAGCACGCGCCCGTCTCCTGGAGGTGCGGCTGCCGTGA
- a CDS encoding 1-phosphofructokinase family hexose kinase, with protein sequence MSDTTLTPDAPEPQPSPGRVVTVTPNPALDTSYFLERIEHGASHRVAPPLARAGGKGLNVSRVAHQQGRSTLAIAPVGGATGEVFAAELEASGVPHRLVPVEAETRRSMAFVEEALGDTTIFNESGHALAAADWQRLAAAVVDSLQDAAVLVGSGSLPPGAPGDFYPALVTLAHQHGVPAIIDTSGPGILAAARAGADVLKPNHHELLEAFDGDDLPTAARRLLDLGARTVVVSSGSEGMRLFSADHPRHCWRARLPEPLRGNPTGAGDAAVSALATALAEGLDDPEDLLRRATSWSAAAVLMRGAGEISPRHTELEQHLIITLEELA encoded by the coding sequence GTGAGCGACACGACCCTGACGCCGGACGCCCCGGAGCCGCAGCCCTCGCCGGGCCGCGTCGTCACCGTCACCCCGAACCCGGCGCTCGACACCAGTTACTTCCTGGAACGCATCGAGCACGGGGCCAGTCACCGTGTGGCGCCTCCCTTGGCCCGCGCAGGAGGCAAGGGGCTCAACGTCTCCCGGGTCGCCCATCAGCAGGGCCGCTCGACGCTGGCCATCGCCCCGGTCGGCGGCGCCACAGGGGAGGTCTTCGCCGCGGAGCTGGAAGCCAGCGGGGTCCCGCACCGGCTGGTCCCGGTCGAGGCCGAGACCCGTCGCAGCATGGCCTTCGTCGAAGAGGCCCTCGGCGACACGACCATCTTCAACGAAAGCGGGCACGCCCTGGCCGCCGCCGACTGGCAGCGGCTCGCTGCCGCCGTCGTCGACTCACTGCAGGACGCCGCGGTCCTGGTGGGCTCCGGCAGCCTGCCGCCCGGGGCGCCCGGCGACTTCTACCCGGCCCTGGTGACGCTCGCGCACCAGCACGGCGTCCCGGCCATCATCGACACCTCGGGTCCCGGCATCCTGGCCGCGGCACGTGCGGGCGCCGACGTGCTGAAGCCCAATCACCACGAACTGCTCGAGGCGTTCGACGGCGACGACCTCCCCACGGCGGCGCGTCGGCTCCTGGACCTGGGCGCCCGCACGGTGGTGGTGAGCTCCGGAAGCGAGGGGATGCGGCTCTTCTCCGCGGACCATCCCCGGCATTGCTGGCGGGCCCGGCTCCCCGAACCCCTGCGCGGAAACCCGACCGGCGCGGGCGACGCCGCGGTCTCCGCCCTGGCGACGGCGCTCGCCGAAGGCCTGGACGACCCGGAAGATCTGCTGCGGCGTGCCACCTCCTGGTCGGCGGCCGCGGTCCTGATGCGGGGAGCCGGCGAGATCTCGCCCCGGCACACCGAACTGGAACAACACCTGATCATCACCCTGGAGGAACTTGCATGA
- a CDS encoding class II fructose-bisphosphate aldolase, with the protein MSLVSTRTIMDRATGRGSGQGAFNVIHLETVEGLIAGAEQAGLPLILQISENCAKYHGGLEPIALATLSAGRAAGVDIAVHLDHAESEELARQAVDLGFGSIMYDGAHLDYEENVASTVRVREYAHAAGVYVEAELGKVGGKDGAHAPGVLTDPQEARDFVAATGVDALAVAVGSSHAMTSRDAQLNLERIAALHAALDVPLVLHGSSGVSDANIQAAIRAGMTKINVSTHLNGFFTRAVREYLEAHPDIVDSRKYLGAGRAALIPEVARLLTLFDTAERAS; encoded by the coding sequence ATGAGCCTGGTCAGCACCCGCACCATCATGGACCGCGCCACAGGACGGGGGAGCGGTCAGGGGGCGTTCAACGTCATCCACCTGGAGACCGTCGAAGGGCTCATCGCGGGTGCTGAGCAGGCGGGCCTGCCGCTCATCCTCCAGATCTCGGAGAACTGCGCCAAGTACCACGGCGGACTGGAGCCCATCGCGCTCGCGACGCTGTCCGCGGGCCGCGCCGCCGGGGTCGACATCGCCGTGCACCTGGACCACGCCGAAAGCGAGGAGCTGGCGCGGCAGGCGGTCGACCTCGGCTTCGGCTCCATCATGTACGACGGCGCGCACCTCGACTACGAGGAGAACGTCGCCTCGACAGTGCGCGTGCGGGAGTACGCGCACGCCGCGGGCGTCTACGTCGAGGCGGAGCTGGGCAAGGTGGGAGGCAAGGACGGGGCTCACGCGCCCGGCGTGCTGACCGACCCGCAGGAGGCCCGGGACTTCGTCGCGGCCACCGGCGTCGATGCCCTGGCCGTGGCGGTCGGTTCCTCGCACGCGATGACCAGCCGCGACGCCCAGCTGAACCTGGAACGCATCGCCGCCCTGCACGCCGCGCTGGACGTGCCGCTCGTGCTGCACGGCTCCTCCGGCGTCTCCGACGCGAACATCCAGGCGGCGATCCGTGCGGGCATGACGAAGATCAACGTCTCGACACACCTTAACGGTTTCTTCACACGGGCTGTGCGCGAGTACCTTGAAGCTCATCCGGATATTGTGGATTCCCGGAAATACCTGGGGGCGGGGCGGGCTGCACTGATTCCAGAAGTGGCCCGGCTTCTGACTCTCTTCGACACTGCGGAGCGTGCTTCATGA
- a CDS encoding DeoR/GlpR family DNA-binding transcription regulator gives MNRTDRLTAILDLLAERGQIEVEDIVTQLGVSPATARRDLDSLAKQRLLSRTRGGATTGSVSYDLPGRYNRDDNAEAKQQIALAASSLVEPYMVVGLGGGTTSTALAQVLATRDDLNAPSNRPTLTVVTNAINIASQLAVRPNIKIMVTGGILNPRSYELVGPFTDTIMQKVALDIAFIGVNGVDPVLGPTINDEGEAQVNSLMAKRALEGYILADSSKIGKRAFATMHGFQMRNLITDEGISAKDLKAFQDRGTKVLVARDGVADHRHASSVPTEEEPAH, from the coding sequence ATGAACCGGACCGACCGATTGACGGCCATTCTCGACCTCCTGGCCGAGCGTGGCCAGATCGAGGTGGAGGACATCGTCACCCAGCTGGGCGTCTCTCCCGCCACGGCACGCCGTGACCTGGATTCGCTGGCCAAGCAGCGGCTGCTGAGCCGCACCCGCGGCGGCGCCACGACGGGCTCCGTCTCCTATGACCTGCCCGGCCGCTACAACCGGGACGACAACGCCGAGGCGAAGCAGCAGATCGCCCTCGCCGCGTCCTCCCTCGTGGAGCCGTACATGGTGGTGGGCCTGGGCGGAGGCACCACGAGCACGGCCCTGGCGCAGGTCCTGGCCACCCGGGATGACCTCAACGCGCCGTCCAACCGGCCCACGCTGACCGTGGTCACCAACGCGATCAACATCGCCTCTCAGCTCGCCGTGCGCCCGAACATCAAGATCATGGTCACCGGCGGCATCCTGAATCCGCGCTCCTACGAACTGGTGGGTCCGTTCACGGACACCATCATGCAGAAGGTGGCGCTGGACATCGCGTTCATCGGCGTCAACGGAGTGGACCCGGTTCTCGGCCCCACCATCAACGACGAGGGCGAAGCCCAGGTGAACTCCCTCATGGCCAAGCGGGCCCTGGAGGGCTACATCCTGGCCGACTCCTCGAAGATTGGGAAACGGGCCTTCGCCACGATGCACGGCTTCCAGATGCGCAACCTCATCACGGACGAGGGCATCTCCGCCAAGGACCTCAAGGCCTTCCAGGACCGCGGCACCAAGGTGCTCGTGGCCCGGGACGGCGTGGCGGATCACCGGCACGCGTCGTCGGTCCCGACCGAGGAGGAACCGGCGCACTAG
- a CDS encoding histidine phosphatase family protein, giving the protein MSAPQQIIMIRHGQSAANVDTGIYNRVPDYRIPLTELGVEQARQAGEKIRRQLDGQQVCVYVSPYLRAYQTLDALGLGDLTERVIEEPRLREQDWANFQIAGDIADQKELRNAYGHFFYRFREGESGSDVYDRISSFMETLYRHWSKPSYAPNALLVTHGLTMRLFCMRWFHWSVEYFESLNNPGNAEIRTLIREEHGKYRLDAPFSQWTQCRETATVLDAPPLHF; this is encoded by the coding sequence ATGAGTGCGCCGCAGCAAATCATCATGATCCGGCACGGGCAGTCGGCGGCCAATGTGGACACCGGGATCTACAACCGGGTCCCGGACTACCGGATTCCGCTCACCGAGCTCGGAGTGGAGCAGGCCCGTCAGGCGGGTGAGAAGATCCGCCGGCAGCTGGACGGCCAGCAGGTCTGCGTCTACGTCTCACCGTACCTGAGGGCCTATCAGACCCTGGACGCCCTGGGACTGGGCGATCTGACCGAACGCGTCATCGAGGAGCCGCGTCTCCGGGAGCAGGACTGGGCGAACTTCCAGATCGCCGGGGACATCGCGGATCAGAAGGAGCTCCGGAACGCGTACGGCCACTTCTTCTACCGGTTCCGTGAGGGTGAGTCGGGGTCTGACGTCTACGACCGCATCTCCAGCTTCATGGAGACCCTGTACCGTCACTGGTCCAAGCCGAGCTACGCCCCCAACGCGCTCCTGGTCACGCACGGCCTCACGATGCGGCTGTTCTGCATGCGCTGGTTCCACTGGTCCGTGGAGTACTTCGAGTCGCTCAACAACCCGGGGAACGCCGAGATCCGCACCCTCATCCGCGAGGAGCACGGCAAGTACCGGCTGGACGCGCCGTTCAGCCAGTGGACGCAATGCCGTGAGACGGCGACCGTCCTGGATGCGCCGCCGCTGCACTTCTGA
- a CDS encoding type II CAAX endopeptidase family protein, with translation MPRLKPSPPSSSLDWEPLADEGRRRRLWWEIALVLGLSLGQSAVYSVVQLADKLSRGPLSSATSTLNPSRNQREFFDLLYQLLDIVFSLVPVLLAFHLLATFLPWRGEAGRKPWRGMGFDLARPARDAGTGLALAVGIGAGTLALYAAGRALGVTTAIIPAALDAHWWTVPVLVLSGIRHGVLEETLVVGYLFRRLGQLRFSPLWIVLASALLRGSYHLYQGFGPFLGNVVMGLVFGWVYLKWRRVMPLVVAHALLDVGAFVGYDLFGKAIGLG, from the coding sequence ATGCCGCGCCTGAAGCCGTCCCCGCCGTCGTCGTCCCTGGACTGGGAGCCTCTCGCGGACGAGGGGCGACGGCGGCGCCTCTGGTGGGAGATCGCGCTCGTGCTGGGGCTGTCCCTGGGACAGTCGGCGGTGTACTCGGTGGTGCAGCTCGCCGACAAGCTGAGCCGCGGGCCGCTCTCCTCCGCGACGTCCACCCTGAACCCCTCCCGCAATCAGCGGGAGTTCTTCGATCTGCTCTACCAGCTGCTGGACATCGTGTTCTCGCTGGTGCCGGTGCTGCTCGCCTTCCATCTCCTCGCCACCTTCCTGCCCTGGCGCGGCGAGGCGGGACGGAAGCCCTGGCGGGGGATGGGCTTCGACCTGGCACGGCCGGCGCGCGACGCCGGGACCGGCCTGGCGCTCGCCGTCGGCATCGGCGCGGGGACGCTGGCGCTGTACGCGGCAGGCCGGGCGCTCGGCGTCACGACGGCGATCATCCCGGCCGCGCTGGACGCCCACTGGTGGACGGTGCCGGTCCTGGTGCTGTCGGGCATCCGGCACGGCGTGCTGGAGGAGACCCTGGTGGTCGGCTACCTGTTCCGGCGGCTCGGGCAGCTGCGCTTCTCTCCACTGTGGATCGTGCTGGCCAGCGCCCTGCTCCGGGGCAGCTATCACCTGTATCAGGGATTCGGGCCGTTCCTCGGCAATGTCGTGATGGGGCTCGTGTTCGGCTGGGTGTACCTGAAGTGGCGGCGCGTGATGCCGCTCGTGGTGGCGCACGCTCTGCTCGATGTGGGGGCGTTCGTGGGCTACGACCTGTTCGGCAAGGCGATCGGGCTGGGCTAG